One Sporomusaceae bacterium ACPt DNA window includes the following coding sequences:
- the uvrB gene encoding UvrABC system protein B, producing MATTVPKLNTVYHEGGIPFKVESPFAPTGDQPDAIVRLAAGIRRGDTAQVLLGATGTGKTFTMAKVIEAVQKPTLVIAHNKTLAAQLASEFKEFFPNNAVEYFVSYYDYYQPEAYIAQTDTYIEKDASINDEIDKLRHSATSSLFERRDVIIVASVSCIYGLGSPDEYRGLVLSLRQGQLKDRDEILRKLVDIQYERNDYNFTRGTFRVRGDIVEIFPAAYGEKAVRVELFGDEIERILEIDTLTGEIVAERKHIAVYPASHYVTSRENMLRAVRDIEAELEDRLACLKANGKLLEAQRLEQRTRYDLEMMLEMGYCSGIENYSRHLTNRRPGEAPFTLVDYFPEDFLIVIDESHVTLPQLRAMYAGDRSRKEALVENGFRLPSAFDNRPLTFEEFVDRINQIVYVSATPAAYELKAASQVVQQIIRPTGLVDPEIEVRPIKGQMDDLLEEIKRRTAVNERVLVTTLTKKMAENLTEYLKGMGIKVNYLHSDIATIERVEIIRDLRTGVHDVLVGINLLREGLDMPEVSLVAILDADKEGFLRSETSLIQTIGRAARNAHGKVIMYADTITDSMRRAISETERRRAIQQAYNTEHGITPKTIEKRVKELIETTKVAETPADYKVDRIGNMSRNDMLELAASLEKEMRQASKQLEFERAAELRDMIVELRQKAGGGQPQGKAPGKGSKTPKRQKKKDR from the coding sequence ATGGCGACCACAGTTCCCAAGCTTAATACTGTCTACCACGAAGGCGGCATTCCTTTTAAAGTCGAGTCTCCCTTTGCGCCGACAGGCGACCAGCCTGACGCTATTGTCCGTTTGGCCGCAGGTATCAGGCGGGGCGATACCGCCCAGGTACTACTGGGGGCCACCGGCACCGGCAAAACGTTCACTATGGCCAAAGTAATTGAAGCGGTACAAAAACCCACGCTGGTCATTGCCCACAACAAAACACTGGCCGCACAGTTGGCCAGCGAGTTTAAAGAGTTTTTCCCCAATAATGCCGTTGAATACTTTGTCAGCTATTATGACTATTACCAGCCGGAAGCTTATATTGCCCAGACTGATACCTACATCGAAAAAGACGCCTCAATTAACGATGAAATTGATAAGCTCCGCCACTCGGCTACCAGTTCACTGTTTGAACGGCGGGATGTAATCATTGTCGCCAGTGTGTCGTGCATCTACGGCTTGGGTTCGCCGGACGAATACCGGGGCCTGGTGCTGTCCCTGCGGCAGGGCCAGCTGAAAGACCGGGACGAAATTTTGCGCAAGCTGGTCGATATCCAATATGAGCGTAACGATTACAACTTTACCCGCGGCACATTCCGGGTGCGCGGCGACATCGTTGAAATATTCCCGGCGGCCTATGGGGAAAAGGCAGTGCGGGTGGAGTTGTTTGGCGATGAAATTGAGCGCATTTTGGAGATTGATACCCTGACCGGGGAAATTGTGGCTGAACGCAAGCATATTGCTGTTTATCCGGCTTCCCACTATGTCACCTCCCGCGAAAATATGCTGCGGGCCGTCCGGGACATTGAGGCCGAACTTGAGGACCGCCTGGCCTGTTTGAAGGCTAACGGCAAACTGCTGGAAGCCCAGCGGCTGGAACAGCGCACCCGTTATGACCTGGAAATGATGCTGGAGATGGGCTACTGTTCAGGCATCGAAAACTACTCGCGCCATCTGACCAACCGCCGGCCGGGGGAAGCGCCGTTTACGCTGGTTGATTACTTTCCCGAAGACTTTCTGATTGTGATTGATGAGTCCCATGTTACGCTGCCGCAGCTGCGGGCTATGTACGCCGGTGACCGTTCGCGCAAAGAAGCGCTGGTGGAAAACGGCTTCCGCCTGCCTTCGGCCTTTGATAACCGCCCGTTAACTTTTGAGGAGTTTGTTGACCGCATCAATCAAATTGTTTATGTATCGGCTACTCCGGCCGCTTACGAGCTTAAGGCCGCCAGTCAGGTGGTTCAGCAGATTATCAGGCCTACCGGCCTTGTTGATCCTGAAATCGAAGTACGGCCCATCAAAGGCCAGATGGACGATTTGCTGGAGGAAATTAAACGGCGCACAGCTGTCAACGAGCGGGTGCTTGTGACGACCTTGACCAAGAAAATGGCTGAAAACCTGACTGAGTATTTGAAAGGCATGGGGATCAAGGTCAATTACCTGCATTCGGATATTGCCACAATTGAGCGGGTCGAGATCATCCGTGACTTAAGGACAGGTGTGCATGACGTGCTTGTCGGCATCAACCTGTTGCGGGAAGGTCTTGACATGCCGGAAGTATCGCTGGTAGCCATTCTGGATGCCGATAAAGAAGGCTTTCTCCGTTCTGAAACCTCGCTCATTCAGACAATTGGCCGCGCCGCCCGCAATGCTCACGGCAAAGTCATTATGTACGCCGATACCATTACCGATTCCATGCGCCGGGCCATAAGCGAAACCGAGCGCCGCCGCGCCATCCAGCAGGCCTATAATACCGAGCACGGTATAACTCCCAAAACCATCGAAAAACGGGTTAAAGAACTCATAGAAACCACTAAAGTAGCCGAAACGCCGGCAGATTACAAAGTCGACCGTATCGGCAACATGAGCCGTAACGATATGCTGGAATTGGCCGCCAGCCTGGAAAAGGAAATGCGCCAGGCCTCCAAGCAGCTTGAGTTTGAACGGGCGGCCGAGCTCAGGGACATGATTGTTGAACTTAGGCAAAAAGCCGGCGGCGGACAGCCGCAGGGCAAGGCGCCGGGAAAAGGCAGCAAAACGCCTAAGCGCCAAAAGAAGAAGGACAGGTAA